One Candidatus Nitrososphaera evergladensis SR1 genomic window carries:
- a CDS encoding Snf7 family protein, translating into MTGFDKNWSNQSKASASDKLKESLRPQGPLKPRIETAVNKLQLQTSKLDTMITKMNERDAALFRRVVDAMQRHDADTAKVLSNELAEVRKISKTLGNAKMAIEQVNMRLSTVHDLGDAMVALGPAMASIKGLKSGLTRFMPGADAEIGNMQNLLQGIMMDSLQGSGMGVELNAGSGGDIDQIMMEASAVAEQRVTDKFPSIPVGSTRVSVEGHQQQ; encoded by the coding sequence ATGACTGGCTTCGACAAGAACTGGAGCAACCAGAGCAAGGCTTCGGCCAGCGATAAACTGAAAGAGTCCCTGAGACCGCAGGGACCGCTGAAACCGAGGATCGAGACGGCTGTTAACAAGCTTCAGCTGCAGACATCAAAATTAGACACAATGATCACCAAGATGAACGAGAGGGACGCCGCCCTGTTCAGGAGGGTGGTGGACGCGATGCAGAGGCACGACGCCGACACTGCAAAGGTCCTCTCAAACGAGCTTGCAGAAGTGCGCAAGATCTCCAAGACGCTTGGAAACGCCAAGATGGCAATAGAGCAGGTAAACATGAGGCTGTCCACGGTGCACGACCTTGGAGACGCAATGGTGGCGCTTGGCCCTGCAATGGCCTCGATAAAGGGCCTAAAGTCAGGGCTCACACGCTTTATGCCAGGCGCGGACGCCGAGATAGGCAACATGCAGAACCTGCTCCAAGGCATCATGATGGACTCGCTGCAGGGAAGCGGCATGGGAGTCGAGCTGAACGCAGGCTCGGGCGGCGACATCGACCAGATAATGATGGAAGCATCCGCCGTTGCAGAGCAGAGGGTGACAGACAAGTTCCCCTCAATCCCGGTCGGTAGCACGAGGGTGTCTGTGGAGGGACACCAGCAGCAATAA
- the cobM gene encoding precorrin-4 C(11)-methyltransferase: MQGDKKTVYFVGSGPGDPELITLKAKRLVEQADVIIYSGSLFNPKNLEYARKDAELHDAALIDREKIYQILRDSALAGKLAVRFHDGDPALFSTIREQIDKLEADGIACKVVPGVTAILGAAADLKLELTLPGITQTLIITRAELRTPVPEREAISELAKHGATMAFYLSVHLIGDVVKELLKGGVYTEQTPAAVVYRATWEDEKIIKGTLGDIAEKTKKERIIKTALIIVGDVIAPKKYEHAKVYDAGFTHGYRKAEEGSNKQKLQTTT; the protein is encoded by the coding sequence ATGCAAGGCGATAAGAAGACGGTATACTTTGTTGGCTCCGGCCCGGGCGACCCCGAGCTTATCACGCTCAAGGCAAAAAGACTCGTCGAGCAGGCAGACGTCATCATCTACTCTGGCTCGCTTTTCAACCCAAAGAACCTAGAGTACGCCCGCAAGGATGCCGAGCTGCACGATGCGGCACTTATTGACCGGGAAAAGATCTACCAGATCCTCCGCGACAGCGCACTTGCGGGCAAGCTGGCAGTCAGGTTCCACGACGGCGACCCGGCGCTTTTCAGCACCATTCGAGAGCAGATAGACAAGCTTGAAGCTGACGGCATCGCGTGCAAGGTGGTGCCCGGCGTGACTGCGATCCTTGGCGCGGCGGCAGACTTGAAGCTAGAGTTGACTCTGCCAGGCATCACGCAGACCCTGATAATAACGAGGGCAGAGCTTCGCACGCCGGTGCCAGAGCGCGAGGCGATATCAGAGCTTGCCAAGCACGGCGCCACGATGGCCTTCTACCTGAGCGTGCACCTGATAGGCGACGTCGTGAAGGAACTGCTGAAAGGCGGCGTGTACACGGAGCAGACGCCGGCGGCAGTGGTATACCGCGCGACCTGGGAGGATGAAAAGATAATCAAGGGCACCCTTGGCGACATTGCGGAAAAAACAAAGAAGGAAAGGATAATCAAGACTGCGCTCATCATAGTCGGAGACGTGATTGCGCCCAAAAAATACGAGCACGCAAAAGTGTACGACGCCGGCTTTACGCACGGGTACAGAAAGGCAGAAGAAGGTAGCAACAAGCAAAAGCTGCAGACAACAACCTAG
- the cobI gene encoding precorrin-2 C(20)-methyltransferase — protein sequence MKLYCVGCGPGDPELLTVRAVNLIRAAEVIFAPTAREGKPSIALSVVEQYVDKAAKAVSLVFPMVKDRESLKDYWIRNAGEIASAVRSGKKVVYLTVGDPALYSTWIYIHRELKKNHPDVEVEIVPGVTSIFAIANKAKISLAEGDETVAVVPACYDMERVKRTAAACDTVIFLKDGRYFDNVISTLGEAGFPDDASLAIAQDVDSEGEILEMTTLAEQRGRKGPTEKYFSIMVAKKNARR from the coding sequence ATGAAGCTTTACTGCGTCGGTTGCGGCCCCGGAGACCCGGAGCTTCTGACAGTCAGGGCCGTGAACCTGATAAGGGCAGCCGAGGTGATATTTGCGCCGACTGCAAGGGAGGGCAAGCCCAGCATCGCGCTTTCGGTGGTCGAACAGTATGTCGACAAGGCTGCAAAAGCAGTCAGCCTAGTTTTCCCGATGGTAAAAGACAGAGAGTCGCTCAAGGATTATTGGATCCGGAACGCCGGCGAGATTGCCTCCGCGGTCAGGTCCGGAAAAAAGGTCGTCTACCTGACGGTTGGAGACCCGGCGCTGTACAGCACGTGGATATACATACACCGCGAGCTAAAGAAAAACCACCCGGACGTCGAGGTGGAGATAGTGCCCGGTGTGACTTCGATATTTGCCATCGCAAACAAGGCCAAGATAAGCTTGGCAGAGGGCGACGAGACCGTGGCAGTCGTCCCGGCGTGCTACGACATGGAGCGCGTGAAAAGGACCGCTGCGGCATGCGACACGGTGATTTTCCTAAAGGACGGCAGGTACTTTGACAACGTGATTTCCACACTCGGCGAGGCGGGGTTCCCCGACGACGCGTCCCTTGCCATAGCGCAGGACGTCGACTCGGAAGGCGAGATCCTTGAAATGACGACGCTTGCAGAGCAGCGTGGCAGAAAAGGGCCTACAGAGAAATACTTCTCGATAATGGTGGCAAAGAAAAATGCAAGGCGATAA
- a CDS encoding ferredoxin has protein sequence MVEQEAHVQQEEEPRHVQEQEEHAAATEYYAAEQQQHARAKKSEAKKDTSDYYYGGPTYIETPKSRFHIIVEPSLCMAFGSCETLAPKVFVVEKNKRVNPKARVESEVGADYETIHAAAQMCPTKAIRIIDRYTGEQLFP, from the coding sequence GTGGTCGAGCAAGAGGCGCACGTGCAACAAGAGGAGGAGCCGCGGCATGTGCAAGAACAAGAAGAGCATGCAGCTGCTACAGAGTACTACGCGGCAGAGCAGCAACAACATGCAAGGGCGAAAAAGTCTGAAGCAAAAAAGGATACCAGTGACTATTACTACGGTGGACCCACGTACATCGAGACGCCAAAGAGCAGGTTCCACATCATTGTCGAGCCGTCGCTGTGCATGGCGTTTGGCAGTTGCGAGACGCTTGCGCCAAAGGTGTTTGTCGTGGAAAAGAACAAGCGCGTAAACCCAAAGGCAAGGGTCGAATCAGAGGTGGGCGCCGATTACGAGACAATACACGCGGCGGCGCAGATGTGCCCCACAAAGGCCATCAGGATAATTGACCGGTACACCGGCGAGCAGCTCTTCCCGTGA
- a CDS encoding HD domain-containing protein, whose protein sequence is MEQSFDDFTKAGFARLLKHFEGNTDEVVKLTRAFALATKAHKGHVIDNKEPHVNHSLRTALILSEELQMRDVDIASAALLHDALEGVQEQEVREECGDRVAEMVRAVAEPRPTRQQQGDERDKILGEYFAKLAKSPKEARCVKLADRLDTARSMKNHAYRDSALRFKEEAQRHAVPLAQATDERLAFKLSVALYEIK, encoded by the coding sequence GTGGAACAGAGTTTCGACGATTTCACCAAGGCCGGCTTTGCGCGCCTTTTGAAGCATTTTGAGGGTAACACAGACGAGGTCGTCAAGCTGACAAGGGCCTTTGCCCTTGCGACCAAGGCCCACAAGGGCCACGTCATAGACAACAAGGAGCCGCACGTGAACCACTCGCTCCGGACTGCGCTCATACTTTCAGAGGAATTGCAGATGCGCGACGTTGACATTGCTTCCGCTGCGCTCTTGCACGACGCGCTGGAAGGCGTGCAAGAACAGGAGGTGAGGGAAGAATGCGGCGACAGAGTTGCCGAGATGGTGCGCGCCGTGGCAGAGCCCCGGCCAACGCGCCAGCAGCAGGGAGACGAGCGCGACAAAATCCTGGGCGAATACTTTGCAAAGCTTGCCAAGAGCCCAAAAGAGGCGCGCTGCGTCAAGCTTGCAGACAGGCTCGACACTGCAAGGTCGATGAAGAATCACGCCTACCGCGACAGCGCCTTGCGCTTCAAGGAAGAGGCGCAAAGACACGCCGTGCCGCTTGCGCAGGCAACCGACGAGCGCCTTGCCTTCAAGCTGTCGGTCGCGCTGTACGAGATCAAGTGA
- a CDS encoding SIMPL domain-containing protein, with protein MFAPLGKSSMLAIQLAAIAAAVLATSHLLYGSNAFAQIAPVPSPPPPPPPQPPQNFTTLEHTILVSGTASTKAIPDRAIVTFAVETRDATAAAALERNSDAMNKVLAALEEVGVQKNETSTAYFNIFPIYNYTQTGNVQSLQGYTVTNSLTVSSANTGNVSSWIDAAVQAGANRVDNVQFVFSNEQLAKIQSDLLENAIDNARAKADTIAAKLGVQITGVQSIVSIDSGYIPGPLYAAQARLGPSGTPIVVGAQEISASVSVIYIIS; from the coding sequence ATGTTTGCACCTTTAGGAAAAAGCAGCATGCTTGCTATACAGCTGGCAGCAATAGCAGCAGCTGTACTTGCAACAAGCCACCTTCTTTACGGCAGCAACGCGTTTGCCCAAATCGCTCCCGTTCCGTCGCCGCCACCTCCTCCACCGCCGCAACCGCCGCAGAACTTCACCACTCTCGAACACACGATCCTAGTCTCTGGCACGGCTTCTACAAAGGCGATTCCCGATAGGGCCATCGTCACGTTTGCAGTCGAGACAAGGGATGCCACGGCCGCGGCGGCCCTTGAAAGGAACTCTGACGCCATGAACAAAGTCCTTGCCGCATTAGAAGAAGTAGGAGTGCAAAAGAACGAGACCAGCACGGCGTATTTCAACATCTTTCCCATCTACAACTATACCCAGACTGGAAACGTCCAGTCGCTTCAGGGCTACACTGTGACCAACTCGCTTACCGTGTCAAGCGCAAATACGGGTAACGTGTCTTCTTGGATTGACGCCGCCGTGCAGGCAGGTGCAAACAGGGTCGACAACGTCCAGTTTGTGTTCTCAAACGAGCAGCTAGCCAAGATCCAGTCCGACCTGCTTGAAAACGCCATAGACAACGCAAGGGCCAAGGCCGACACGATAGCCGCAAAACTTGGAGTGCAGATAACAGGTGTGCAGAGCATAGTTTCAATCGACTCTGGGTATATTCCCGGCCCGCTCTATGCGGCGCAAGCCCGGCTTGGCCCGTCCGGGACGCCAATAGTGGTAGGCGCGCAGGAAATCTCGGCAAGCGTCAGCGTGATATACATAATAAGTTAA
- a CDS encoding peptidylprolyl isomerase yields MSNKIKCSHILVQKQSEALAVLERLKKGESFSKLAQELSQDRGSGKRGGDLGYFAKGVMVKPFEEAAFKLEKGQLSEPVKTEFGYHIIKRVD; encoded by the coding sequence ATGTCAAACAAGATCAAGTGTTCACACATACTTGTCCAGAAGCAGAGCGAGGCTTTGGCCGTCCTTGAGCGGCTGAAAAAGGGCGAGAGCTTTTCCAAGCTGGCGCAAGAGCTGTCGCAGGACAGGGGATCTGGCAAGCGCGGCGGTGACTTGGGTTATTTTGCAAAGGGGGTGATGGTCAAGCCCTTTGAAGAGGCAGCGTTCAAGCTGGAAAAGGGACAGCTGTCAGAACCAGTCAAGACCGAGTTTGGCTACCATATCATCAAGCGGGTGGACTAG
- the glnA gene encoding type I glutamate--ammonia ligase: MKRLKEDKIKFIDLQFTGLFGRFHHTTMDAKMFRIEDFADGLPKVDGSSIRGFTEIHESDLIIRPDPATYATIPWIEQAPTARLICDILSGGEKRDIFPRDPRGLAKKAEKYCSQQGYDTSYWGPEVEFFVFDKLEVNTMTPYQGQSYHITSREAPWSSDNVGYALRLKDGYLPSAPGDTLMEYRNQCVDVLTNNFGIVCDAHHHEVATAGQCEIDIRFDTLVNAADSVQSYKYIVKNIAQKRSMMATMMPKPIALDNGSGMHVNVSLWNKGKNLFYDADDDYAEMSQTARYFGGGIMEHAQALASIVAPTTNSYRRLVPGYEAPVYVAWSTGNRSAIIRIPAHYKGQKFSAMKRIEFRAPDPSCNPYLAFCAIMAAGLDGIRKKRDIGDPINEDIFKMAPKRRRELGITQLPASLRQAYEALESDSAFLKPIFDDATIEKIIEHEERENVEVSVRPHPHEFALYADV; the protein is encoded by the coding sequence ATGAAGCGCCTGAAGGAGGACAAGATAAAATTCATTGACCTCCAGTTCACCGGCCTCTTTGGCAGGTTCCACCACACCACGATGGACGCCAAGATGTTCCGCATTGAGGATTTCGCCGACGGCCTCCCCAAGGTCGACGGCTCGTCGATCCGGGGCTTTACTGAAATCCACGAATCCGACCTCATAATCAGGCCGGACCCCGCCACGTATGCGACCATCCCGTGGATAGAGCAGGCTCCCACCGCAAGGCTCATCTGTGACATTTTGAGCGGCGGAGAAAAGCGGGACATTTTTCCTCGCGACCCCCGCGGCCTTGCAAAAAAGGCGGAAAAATACTGCAGCCAGCAAGGTTATGATACTTCGTACTGGGGCCCGGAAGTCGAGTTTTTCGTGTTTGACAAGCTAGAGGTAAACACTATGACTCCGTACCAGGGGCAGAGCTACCACATCACGTCAAGGGAGGCCCCCTGGTCAAGCGACAACGTCGGCTACGCCCTGCGCCTGAAGGACGGATATTTGCCAAGCGCGCCCGGCGACACGCTCATGGAATACCGCAACCAGTGCGTCGACGTGCTTACCAACAACTTTGGCATAGTCTGCGACGCGCACCACCACGAGGTGGCCACAGCCGGGCAGTGCGAGATAGACATCCGCTTTGACACTCTCGTGAACGCGGCCGACAGCGTCCAGAGCTACAAGTACATAGTAAAGAACATCGCGCAAAAGCGCAGCATGATGGCGACTATGATGCCAAAGCCCATTGCGCTTGACAATGGCTCGGGCATGCACGTAAACGTCAGCCTCTGGAACAAGGGCAAGAACCTCTTTTACGATGCAGACGACGACTACGCGGAAATGTCGCAGACCGCGCGCTATTTCGGCGGAGGCATCATGGAGCACGCGCAGGCCCTTGCCTCCATAGTTGCGCCCACCACCAACTCGTATCGCAGGCTCGTGCCCGGCTACGAGGCGCCCGTGTACGTGGCGTGGAGCACCGGCAACCGCTCTGCGATAATCAGGATCCCGGCGCACTACAAGGGCCAGAAATTCTCTGCGATGAAGAGGATAGAGTTCCGCGCGCCAGACCCGTCATGCAACCCGTACCTTGCGTTCTGCGCAATCATGGCCGCCGGCCTTGACGGCATCAGGAAAAAGCGCGACATTGGCGACCCTATAAACGAGGACATTTTCAAGATGGCTCCAAAGCGCAGGCGCGAGCTTGGCATCACGCAGCTGCCGGCGTCGCTGCGCCAGGCGTACGAGGCGCTTGAAAGCGACAGCGCGTTCCTCAAGCCGATATTTGACGACGCGACTATTGAAAAGATAATCGAGCACGAGGAAAGGGAGAACGTCGAAGTCTCGGTGAGGCCCCACCCCCACGAATTTGCGCTGTACGCCGACGTATAG
- a CDS encoding DNA replication complex GINS family protein translates to MSENENDISLKYIYELLKKEIENPALQQIEPDTYQKVATSLGSLKGQGFEGVEAKVRDRMVELLSASARLLFEVRQRKVHEEGSEPLDYSRLTDEEKYVLDGEQEAAGRLDEVVAATTKGRPKVLEAISGRVREKRIVVRFVKAQEQFVGVDMTKYGPFQQEDVATLPLENARSFIEAGAAVQVHARLL, encoded by the coding sequence ATGAGCGAAAACGAGAACGACATCTCCCTCAAGTACATTTACGAGCTTCTCAAAAAAGAGATAGAAAATCCTGCGCTCCAGCAGATCGAGCCGGACACCTACCAAAAGGTCGCCACGTCTCTTGGCAGCCTGAAGGGCCAGGGGTTTGAGGGCGTCGAGGCAAAGGTCCGGGATCGCATGGTCGAGCTCCTTTCCGCTTCTGCAAGGCTGCTTTTCGAGGTGCGCCAGCGCAAGGTGCACGAAGAAGGATCGGAACCTCTTGACTATTCGAGGCTGACTGACGAGGAGAAATACGTCCTTGACGGCGAGCAAGAGGCCGCCGGCAGGCTGGATGAGGTAGTTGCAGCGACCACGAAGGGCAGGCCAAAGGTGCTTGAGGCAATATCTGGACGCGTACGTGAAAAGCGCATCGTCGTGCGCTTTGTCAAGGCGCAGGAGCAGTTTGTAGGGGTGGACATGACAAAATACGGGCCGTTCCAGCAGGAGGACGTAGCCACGCTACCGCTTGAAAATGCGCGCTCGTTCATAGAAGCAGGCGCGGCAGTGCAGGTGCACGCCCGGCTGCTGTAA
- a CDS encoding TfoX/Sxy family protein, which translates to MGYNENLAEKLRILLASRSKKDYSEKKMFGGLSFMIGGKMCVGILNDDLVLRVGAERNDEALALPHARPMDFTGKPMKGFVYVGPGGWQKDAILLKCVEMGIDYVSLLPAKKRKKKAQQKK; encoded by the coding sequence ATGGGTTACAATGAAAACCTTGCAGAGAAGCTTCGCATCTTGCTTGCAAGCCGCAGCAAAAAAGACTATAGCGAGAAAAAGATGTTTGGCGGGCTGTCGTTCATGATTGGCGGCAAGATGTGCGTAGGAATACTCAACGACGACCTTGTGCTGCGCGTTGGAGCCGAGCGAAACGACGAGGCGCTGGCGCTGCCCCATGCAAGGCCGATGGACTTTACAGGCAAACCGATGAAGGGTTTTGTCTATGTCGGCCCCGGCGGCTGGCAAAAGGACGCGATATTGCTAAAGTGCGTCGAAATGGGCATAGATTACGTTTCTTTGTTGCCGGCAAAAAAGCGCAAAAAAAAGGCGCAGCAAAAAAAATGA
- a CDS encoding SDR family oxidoreductase: MTIKGKVAIVTGASSGIGQATALALAKAGAKVAGGARRTDKLDALKAEIKKAGGEAFVQKLDVTKKPECDAFVDAVVKEWGTVDILVNNAGLMPLSFFKNMKVDEWDRMIDVNLKGVIYCTAAAIPHMMAKKSGHIVNLSSIAGRVVFPAGSVYCATKHAVTAFSEGLRQEFSQRSGIRVTCIEPGVVDTELNNSITDASLAKFVESTKQMESLKAQDIANAILFAVDSPHYVNVNEIMLRPTSQER; encoded by the coding sequence ATGACGATAAAGGGCAAGGTTGCAATAGTTACAGGCGCAAGCAGCGGCATCGGGCAAGCAACAGCGCTTGCGCTGGCAAAAGCCGGCGCCAAGGTTGCCGGAGGCGCAAGGCGCACGGACAAGCTTGACGCTCTGAAAGCCGAGATTAAAAAGGCAGGAGGCGAGGCGTTTGTACAAAAGCTGGACGTCACAAAAAAACCAGAGTGCGACGCCTTTGTCGACGCGGTGGTCAAAGAGTGGGGCACAGTCGACATACTTGTCAACAACGCGGGTTTGATGCCGCTGTCGTTTTTCAAGAACATGAAGGTCGACGAATGGGACAGGATGATAGACGTCAACCTGAAGGGCGTGATCTATTGCACCGCCGCGGCAATACCGCACATGATGGCCAAAAAATCAGGCCACATCGTCAACCTTTCCTCAATCGCAGGCAGGGTCGTCTTTCCTGCGGGAAGCGTCTATTGCGCTACAAAACACGCCGTCACGGCGTTTAGCGAGGGCCTGCGCCAGGAGTTCAGCCAGCGCTCAGGCATCCGCGTGACATGCATCGAGCCGGGGGTAGTCGACACGGAGCTTAACAACAGCATCACCGACGCGTCGCTTGCAAAATTCGTCGAGTCTACAAAGCAGATGGAGTCGCTAAAGGCGCAGGACATTGCCAACGCCATCCTGTTTGCCGTCGACTCGCCTCATTATGTCAATGTAAACGAGATAATGCTGCGGCCTACTTCGCAGGAGCGCTAG
- a CDS encoding NAD(P)/FAD-dependent oxidoreductase produces MGKQKVTTTIVILGAGFGGLACANALRKGLSRDHRVIVIDRKKSFMMGLVNLWILTGSRKPDEPQAPLAGLNARGMEYLNDEAIRIDVSAKRVQAKEHGLIEYDYLVVALGSELVPEKIEGFVGRGYNLYDAEQVQPLREKLLALKQGRVAVSVMGMPYKCPPAPYEAAMIISDILEKNGTRKNVQVDMYVPAPIALPVVGPQVSKEVVDMMARYNIGFHPNCKPKVVRDDEIEFESGEKAAYDVLAGVPPHRSPEVVRISSLTTSSAAGEWVPVDRLSLRTGHPGVFAIGDVAEVKSGTVTVPKAGIFAEGQAKVVAQEIIDEINNNGAPASSAAYNGQGFCFMEVGNNMAGFVEADFYHEGGPAVRLEPPSAQNYEKKHDFERSRLKEWLL; encoded by the coding sequence ATGGGCAAGCAAAAAGTGACAACAACAATAGTCATTCTGGGCGCCGGCTTTGGCGGCCTTGCCTGCGCAAACGCGTTGCGAAAGGGCCTTTCCCGGGACCACCGCGTGATTGTAATTGACAGGAAAAAATCGTTCATGATGGGCCTTGTCAACCTGTGGATACTTACCGGGAGCAGAAAGCCAGATGAGCCGCAGGCGCCGCTTGCCGGCCTAAATGCAAGAGGAATGGAATACCTGAACGACGAGGCAATTAGGATCGACGTTTCAGCAAAGAGGGTGCAGGCAAAAGAACACGGCTTGATAGAGTATGATTATCTTGTAGTTGCGCTTGGAAGCGAGCTTGTGCCTGAAAAAATAGAGGGGTTTGTTGGCCGGGGCTACAACCTCTATGACGCAGAGCAGGTGCAGCCGTTGCGCGAAAAGCTGCTTGCGCTCAAGCAAGGGAGGGTGGCGGTATCGGTGATGGGGATGCCATACAAGTGCCCTCCTGCCCCGTACGAGGCGGCCATGATAATAAGCGACATCCTGGAAAAGAATGGCACGCGCAAAAATGTGCAGGTGGACATGTACGTGCCGGCGCCAATAGCGCTTCCAGTGGTGGGTCCGCAGGTGAGCAAGGAAGTAGTGGACATGATGGCCCGCTACAACATCGGCTTTCATCCAAACTGCAAACCAAAGGTGGTGAGGGATGACGAGATAGAGTTTGAGAGTGGTGAAAAGGCGGCGTACGACGTGCTCGCCGGTGTCCCTCCGCACAGGTCGCCTGAAGTGGTCAGGATCTCAAGCCTTACGACATCGTCTGCAGCAGGAGAATGGGTGCCAGTCGACAGGCTTTCTCTGCGCACCGGCCACCCGGGCGTGTTTGCAATAGGAGACGTTGCCGAGGTAAAATCCGGAACCGTCACGGTGCCCAAGGCTGGAATATTTGCCGAGGGGCAGGCCAAGGTCGTGGCGCAAGAGATTATAGATGAAATAAACAACAACGGCGCGCCGGCGTCGTCAGCAGCATACAACGGCCAGGGGTTCTGCTTCATGGAAGTGGGCAACAACATGGCCGGATTTGTCGAGGCCGACTTTTATCACGAGGGCGGTCCTGCGGTGAGGCTGGAACCTCCGTCCGCGCAAAACTACGAGAAAAAGCACGACTTTGAGAGAAGCAGGCTAAAAGAGTGGCTACTGTAG